The Erwinia sp. SLM-02 genome includes the window GTCGAAAGCGTCCATTTACGGTCGTCACCTTGCTGCGTCGGAGAAGAGGGAGTGACATAAGCATAGTTGAGGGAGTGTTCAGCGGTTTATTGCATTAAGAATACACGGCAATTATCGCCGTGTATTTATCACCATATAAACCCTAGCGACCCTCACCATCAGGCCGATGGTGAACGTATTCTACGACCGTGCCATCAGGATGAACGGCATTAAACGCTGCACCGGTCGGCACGACCTGAAGTGGAAAAACGATCGTGGCGCCGGCAGCAACCAGTTTGTCGTACCAGGGCTGAACGTCATCTACCAGCAGCGTGCCGGTTGTGGAAGTGAACGGAGCCAGCGCGTCATCGCTGCCTTCAATCAGCAAAAAAGCGCCGACCATCGCCAGCCTTAAGCCCGCCTCCGGGAACGGGAATCCGCCATCCGCTCGGGTTGATTGCAGATGCTCGTAAAAGGCCACGCTGCTTTCCAGTTCTCCGGGTTTAACAAAAACCCGGATCAGCACGCGCGGCGTTTTAAGTGCAGAGGTGTCGTTGCGGTCACGCCAGAGATGATTGAAACCACGTAGTGTCGTCATCGATTTTTCCACCTTAGCCGTTAATCGCCGCGCATAACGCCGGGCGGCGATCGGTTTGTCAGAAGTTTTTATCCAGCGAAATACTGATATTGCGCTGATGGTAGTCGTAAAAATCGATGTTACTGTTTACCCGTTTGTAGGTGAAATTCAACTTTGGCATAAGACCAAACAGGTCGAGATCGCGGTGCCAGACGGCCAGGCTGTAATACTGCTCGTTGTCCCTGCGCCGGATGGAGAAAATATCGCTGTCCGCTTCGTACTGACGGCGGGAAAACGCGCCCATCGCGGAGAAAGATAGTTTCCAGGGCAAATCAACCTGGGCGCCGGTACGCAGCCCGATGCGGCGGTTATTCTCGCTCTGCGTCAGCGTCTGCTGATCCAGCAAGTCCACGCCGCCAAACAGGGAAACCCGCGAGTTCAGCGCGTGGGAAAGGGTGGTGGAGGACAGCCGGTTATGGCCGCGCAGGAACGCATAGTCGCCGTTGTCATAGCCGAGTTTCTGATACTCCAGCGCCTGGCTTATCTGCCAGCGGGGAGAGAGCAGAGTGCTGTATTCCGCACGCACGCCGGGGCCGGAGGAGTAGCTTTCGGTGCCGTACCAACGCTGTTCATAGAACGGTAAAACGGCGAACTGCTGGCGGAAATCACGCCACTGATAGCCAGCGTAAACGCGCCCGGTGACGTCGTCAAAGCGGTGGTTGTTCCAGTAGCTTTTGCCATACACCGTGCCGAGGAAGCGCAGACCGTGCTGATTATACAGCGCCACGTCTTTTTGCAGCGCGCCGCTGAACTGCACGCCCTCACCGCGCTGCGGCAGGCTGTCTTTATTGCGGATAAACAGGCGATCGCCGATGCGTACGGTGTCCCCCGACGAGGCGTTATTCACGTTGCTGTCGTTAAGATAGCTGAGGCTGAAACTCCCCGTAAGCGGGCTGCCCTTGTGAATACGATCCAGGTACTGGGCGATAATCTGCTGAACATTCTCCGGCGGATTGCTGCTCAGCACCCGGCGGAACTGATATTCCGCGGCGTCGGTCTGCCGGTTTTCATACATCGCCCGCGCCAGTTCCAGCCGCACCGCAGCAAAATCGGGGTGGGCGCTGAGTATCGCGCGGTAGTGTTTTATCGCCCGATCGTACTGCCCCTCGCTGCGGGCCAGACCCGCGCGGGCAAAGTGAATCAGTATCTCGTCCGGCTGCGGGGACGCGGCGTAAACCGGTAAAATCGCGCGCACGATCGGCCACTGGCCTTCGTGGACGGCCTGGTCCAGCATCGCTCTGGCCAATTCAGGCTGAGCCGCAAGATCGCTGTTGTTGATGCGCTGCGTACGGCGGCTGTCGCCTGTGGTAGTCGGCTGCGCAAGCCGCTCCAAATGACTGGCGGCGGGAAGATACTGGGTTTCAGGTGGTGCGGCCAAAAGGGGGCTGACCGGGCACAATAATCCCAGCACAGCTAAAGCCCGGACTTTCATAGAAATTACCATCACAGGAAAACCGGCCAGGCGGGCTGGCCGGAAAGGGATTATTTTTTCGTCGCACCAAACGAGGTGTTCTTGGTGGCGTCGTTGAACTGCGCGATGCCACCCAGCTCTTCGGCTGCCGGACCGTTAAAGTGGCCGATAAAGGTGCCGTTCTCGCCGCCGGACTGGGCGTCACCGCTAAAGCCGCCGTTGCTGATTTTGCCCTGCATGGCGACCGCACTGCCGTAATCGGCACCGGCGGCGATGTTGCCGTTAATGGTTTTTGCCGCGAAATCGACGTTGAAGGTGGCGTCGCTGCGGGTGCTTTCGCGCATGCCGCTACCGGCATAGGTCGCCGTGCCCTGAGTCGGTACGTTGGCCGCCAGCGTGGCATCGCCGGTGTAGAACACGTCATGCGTGCCCTTTTCAAAATGCGTCCAGGTGCCGTAGGTGGTGTAGCTCATCGTGCCGCAGCACCAGGACGTGGCGGAAACCTGGGTGCCGTCGGTGCGGGTCAGCATCTGGGTGAATACGCCAGTCACGACGAGACCCGGTTGGCGCATGGTGTATTCACTGCCGTCCGGCGTGGTGTAGGTGTAGCCGGAAATTGTCCCGCCGGTGGCGTAGCTGGCTGCCGGTGAAGTGGGCAGCGTTGGGGTGGTGCCACCGTTATTCTCGCCGCCGCTGCCGTTGTCGGTTTCGCCCGGCGAGGTGGTGACCGGCGGTGCGCTGTCGTCGCCACCGCCACCGCCGCCTCCACCGCAGGCGGTGAGGGCAATAACAGAAAGTAACAAGGTCGTTTTAAAGTTGAACATTAATGAAAGCCCTTT containing:
- a CDS encoding VOC family protein, which encodes MTTLRGFNHLWRDRNDTSALKTPRVLIRVFVKPGELESSVAFYEHLQSTRADGGFPFPEAGLRLAMVGAFLLIEGSDDALAPFTSTTGTLLVDDVQPWYDKLVAAGATIVFPLQVVPTGAAFNAVHPDGTVVEYVHHRPDGEGR
- a CDS encoding porin family protein — encoded protein: MAAPPETQYLPAASHLERLAQPTTTGDSRRTQRINNSDLAAQPELARAMLDQAVHEGQWPIVRAILPVYAASPQPDEILIHFARAGLARSEGQYDRAIKHYRAILSAHPDFAAVRLELARAMYENRQTDAAEYQFRRVLSSNPPENVQQIIAQYLDRIHKGSPLTGSFSLSYLNDSNVNNASSGDTVRIGDRLFIRNKDSLPQRGEGVQFSGALQKDVALYNQHGLRFLGTVYGKSYWNNHRFDDVTGRVYAGYQWRDFRQQFAVLPFYEQRWYGTESYSSGPGVRAEYSTLLSPRWQISQALEYQKLGYDNGDYAFLRGHNRLSSTTLSHALNSRVSLFGGVDLLDQQTLTQSENNRRIGLRTGAQVDLPWKLSFSAMGAFSRRQYEADSDIFSIRRRDNEQYYSLAVWHRDLDLFGLMPKLNFTYKRVNSNIDFYDYHQRNISISLDKNF
- a CDS encoding Slam-dependent surface lipoprotein, which gives rise to MFNFKTTLLLSVIALTACGGGGGGGGDDSAPPVTTSPGETDNGSGGENNGGTTPTLPTSPAASYATGGTISGYTYTTPDGSEYTMRQPGLVVTGVFTQMLTRTDGTQVSATSWCCGTMSYTTYGTWTHFEKGTHDVFYTGDATLAANVPTQGTATYAGSGMRESTRSDATFNVDFAAKTINGNIAAGADYGSAVAMQGKISNGGFSGDAQSGGENGTFIGHFNGPAAEELGGIAQFNDATKNTSFGATKK